Genomic segment of Aphelocoma coerulescens isolate FSJ_1873_10779 chromosome 6, UR_Acoe_1.0, whole genome shotgun sequence:
CAGCTTCAAAACCTTTACACCATATGCTTTCAAATTCGGTCGAATTCGGCATTACAGCACTTCTCCCTGACACCTGGAATACGGCTGCCCGAGCACCACTACACTGTGAACCTTGTTAGGTACAGCTGAGACCAATTTTACGTATTAATTGATCCTACGAGGGCTGAGCAAACAGTACAAAGCAGGGTGAATTTCATGTGACTTAACTGGAGAAGCTCAATGAGATTCAGAGTCCAAGATGCTTCAAAAGGTATTCAGAGTTATTTCCAAGTAATTTTGGCCAAGAAACATAGTTTAGAGAATATTCATCAGCATAACTAGAGCACACACCCTAAGCTAATTCACGAGACAAGATAGGATTTGCTTAAGTAAACGACTACCCTTCTAGTAGTCACATTTTCTGTCACACATAGAGTGATGTATCTTCTCTCTACCACATTCACCTCAGGGAATAAGATTTCTGGCATCAACCTCTCCCCTTCTGTTTCAGGAGGTGATTTTTCTAGTcttttccccactcccccaaGAGTCTCATAATTATGAAGTGGTTCTTACTGCTCACACATTTTACTTGTCTTAAATATGAAGCTAGGCAGTCAGAACAGGATCTTACCAGCCCAGAGAGTTTCTCTTGGGAAGTGGAGTCCACAAAGGTGAATGTGTAGAGGGTGAAACGCTGGTAATGAGAGGGGAACAGTAGTCCTGAGGTGAAACTCTGAGGCATCAGCTGTGTCTGATAGTTGTCCCCTGCATAAGGGCACCTGAGGAGAAAAGGTAAGCAGTGAAAAAAGAGCAAGTTATTCCCCTGACCCAAAGTGGTTTACAAGTCATTTACCCATCCACCAAAATTGGCCACTGCAGCTGTTGCTGGGGGTTGGTGCTTGGTGTGGCCCAGCAGTGGTGCAGAACTAAAATCAGGTCTGGGTCTGTTCTCTGAAGGAGCTTGACTTCTGCATAAACAGGGTCTCTCAGAGTCTTCACAACAGGATAGTCACTGTCAGTATAGTAGGAAGTATAGCTTCCATCTGGGACAGAAGAAACCCAAGAGCCATTTAAGAGCAGGAAGAAACAGGTACAGGTGTCCTTTATAGCCATATCAGTATGTTCACACCATGGCAGggaagcagtgctgggttaacccATTAATACTCCACTGTTACTCATCAGAGACCAGAGTCCTGCACTGAGAGGCTTGAGTAGGTCCTGCAAACCTCTCCTACCTGAGGCAACACGTAGCTCCAAAGACAGAGGACCTggctgggacacagcagggagTGGTGGCAATGTGAAGACCTGAACACTCAAGGGAATGGAGCTCCCACTGATGGAATAACTACATCGGACATGTAACCTGGTGGGAAAGGAAAGCTCCAaatcaggaaaagagaaaggaggtATCAGAGTGACCTTTCTCCAAAATGGCAACATACCATCTGCTTTAATTAGTTATATCCCCTTTCTTCCAACACTTCCTTTTAACAAATACTTGAAATTCTCTTTAGTGTTTCAATTTGAGAATCTGCAGAGTGTCACTGGTCAACACCAGCTTTATTCCTACTAATTAGAGACATACCAGTCTTTAACCTACTCCAGTGCCCTCATGTGAATTCAGAGCTTGTGACAAGCAGGAATTTCTCTAGTGACATTGAACACAGTGGCACCCAGCAACATCAGCCTCAGGGTAATACCTGAAAATGCTATCCCTAGTGACAGAGCCAAGGCTCCCAGTCTTCACATCCCTGCTTGCCACCAACTCATTCTCATATATGGCCTGGTCTCCAGTCACCTGGAATGACAGATAGGTACCATCACTGTGGTAAAGTCAGGCTGGATCAATATGAGGCTGGAGAACAGCATTTGGCCTCTGGCAGTCTGTAGGATGTCCATTAAGCAGCCAAAGCCACGTCAGGCTGTTGCAGCTCTTCCAGCCTAGTGACAGCTGCAGCTCTTACCTGAAAAGTAGTGCCACAGGCAGAGAGTGGAAACTGGTACACAACAAAGGCATTGTTTTTcaggacagggacacagccagTACTGTGTCCACTGGCCAATTGCACTGAGTCCAGGGCAACAGGTGGCAGGGTCACATCCCGAGAAACAGCAATGGAAAACTGGCCATCTGGTGTGCAATGAGCTGTCACTGGAGGAAAAGTTATAATCAGTCTTGAGCTTGGACAGAAGAGGGATGGAAAGGAGGCCCTAACATCACAACCAAGACAAGACCAGCAAGTCCTGCAAGCTGTCCTGCCTTTAGCCCACAAAACAACTGCTAAGCATGGCAAGACAAGCACAACCAGCTCTAACAACAGCTATTCTAGCCATAAAACCAGGTCTGTGGCAATACACTGGAAAATGCTGGACACATCACTGGGACATGATATTCTTGACAGACAAAAACATAGCCCTGAGCCACCTGCAGGAGTGGTACACACCaaccctgccctgccagcaaagggaggaatcctgttttgcagcagctcaggaggaagggaggagagcTGCTCAGGCTTACCTGTATTACCAAAGTAGCAAGGCTTCACCCTGTCTCTGGGGTCATAGCAGCAGCCTTGTGCTTCACAGTCTCCTTGGCTGATGGGCAGGGAGGCACACAGCAGCCGGTCCTGGCTAGGAACAGCTGAACAGACAGTACTGCTTGGAGCATCCAGGGCTGGAAAAAACAGCAGGACTTTGCAGCTAAAGCACAAGAGCAGGGGGACAAAGACATGAAGGAcactggtggaaggtgtcctggtGACTCTGCATATGAATCAAGGGAAGTTAGAGTCAGGTGAGGGTCAAACACATGGCCTGGATCTGTCATGGAAGCCTGCTCAGGAGGGAGCTGCCTTTCCATGGAACAGGGACTCCCCCCGAAGCCATGTACAGGAAACTGGACTTAAATTGGATCTGTTAAGATAAAGTGTTCTAGATCAACTCTTGGCAGTTAAGGAAATCATTGTACCTAGTCTCCAGTTCAATCCTTGAACTTGCAGGCACTCATGTAGCCAAGAATACGTCTGGGAGACACAATGAGCATGTTCACCTGCTGACCCTGCAGAGAGGCACAAGTCCCCAGCAAGTTGGTGGCTCCCATGTCCAAACCCTCTTCCATGGGGTTTTCTGCACAGCAATAAGTCCCCTCTCCTAGCCCCGAAACTGACTAGGAACAGTCATCTGAAAGGAATGGCACTCATCACCACAAGATTCTGACAGCTGCTTGTATCTTACCAGGAAGGTCCACAGGGCACCTGAGTAGTGTCTCTTCATGAAGAACCTTTTGCCCAGCAGCATCTGTTCCTTCAAGCCCAACCAGTATAAGGTAATTGCCATCCTAGGGGAAAACCACACCAGTCAGgacagccagagcagcagtggTTACAGTCCCAGCAGAATCCCTAAGGTCACTCACCCACTCAAAGACATAACAGCCAGCATAAGAGACCGATACTTTCCTGGAGCCATCTGGAGTCCCAGATACCAAAAGCCCGCAGTCAGAGTCATTCTGGAGAGTATGTGCCTTCCCTTCAGTATCTAGGAAAAGAAGACACAGCAGCAGGGGCTTCAGCATCCCATATTGCAGATGGGATCCACTACAAACCTACCTTTCTGTGGGAAACAGGGACCAAGCCAGCATTAGGGTCAGAACAGCAGTGAGAGGATCCAGCAGCCAAGACCATCTAGATCCAGGCATAGCCCTTTGCCAAATCCTTGACTGCTGTGTCACATAAACAGCCCCCTTATTACACAAGATGCACTGAAGCTGTTCAGCAACGCTTCACATCAGAACCCGTTTCTTTCTTCTCATTCCCTTCACCTCTGCATTTGGGCAAAGATATGGCTAAAAAATGCCACTTGACATTGTCTCACCCCAGGTAGTCAGTACAAATGATgcattcccttcccagcctggaGGCAAGGTGAGCTGTAAGCTTTCTTGGCCACAAATCAGCAGGGTAGGATCAGAAAAAACACTGACATGAGCCCCCATAACCAAAGCCAGGTGACCAAGAAACGCCCAGAAGAGCATAGCTCCTAATGCAGCCCTAGACTGCCCTACAACACCCATCCTGCTCTCTTGCTAAGGCCCATAAAGTAGCTGTCCTTAGCCTAGCCCTTTTAAATTGTGGACCCAGCTGGGACCAGGAATCCCTGAAGTGTGGTGGACCCAGCCCAGCAGTTTAACACCTTCCATTGCTTTCACCTGAACTCAGCAGAGTCTGCTTGCACTCTTTGAAGAAAACCAAAGGGCAAGAATTGAACTTATGTCAAGAGATGGGTCTCTATTCATACTGTGGAGCCCCAGGAGGGTCTTCAAACCTTGTCTCTTACCCTGAGCTCTTCCCACAGCTGGAACATGCAGGAGATCTGTCTGCTTCTTCCCATGcaccctattgctgctctaatTGCTCATTACATGGCATGAGTGCAAGAAACTTAGTGACAATGCTCTTTTAATCTTTTAAAGATTATACTGGTTCAAATGCCAGACACAGGATGCTGCCACAAAAGCACAGAAATAGTCCTCCACATAAAGTGTGTGGGAAATCATGGAGCTCAGAAGGCTTTGCACACCTAAACAGTGGTACTTCCCTGTAAACACTCTTGGCTGTGGACTTACAGCCCTGTTTGCAGTGTGGTTGTGTGGGGATAGTTGCAGGACTGGTTCAGGCCTGGCTGCTAAGTGGCAGGATGGTGTGCTCTCTGGGTCCCCTATCCCAAAAACTGGCAGGTGGGCCCCTAAGACAGGCTTGAAACACAGGGAAATGGAGCCTCTGTGATCCCAGAGAAAACTCTGCTTGCCAGCAACCACTGCCTGCCTGAAACTGCAAGGTCTCATGGAAAGCCTTTTCCCCAGCCACACATCAGGCAGCCACACTAAGTGAATGCCTCATTGTCCATCTTTCCATGCATGTTTCTGCATTCGTGCAATGGAACTGTGAATGTCTTTACACTTCTGCCCTCAGCAGACCCTCCAGCTCCTGGATGTCTGCACACCACTGTGCAGACATCAGTACACTGGCCCCAGACAGCCCTCACCACAGGCATGGTGGGAAGCATCTGAGTCTGAGCAAGGCATTTCCTTTGCTCTTCCACCTCAGCTCACAGCCCGTCTTTGCTGCACAGCTGTACAGGATGCCATGATCTCAGCTGGTCAGCTGGTGAAGACTGTCATGGTGCCTAATTTCATGCACCAACCAGGATGGCTGTTCCAAAAAGTGTAAGACCttgtcagcagctctgcatAACAGGAGATGAATGCAATGGATCTTGACAGGCTGCCTGTGTGGCTGAGGCTTGAGCAGCCCTCATGAACCAGCTGTGCTCCCCACTGTGCCTGCCTGGGCACTGGGCAGCAACAGTGGAGAGGCACTCAGGGAAAACATTTGGACtttggcagggagggaggcttCATCTCTTTAGAAGTTGAGCATTGTGCATGCCCAAATCATATCATCACTGCATCACTGCTGAATGCTTCCTTTGATTGCATTACATGCTGATAATTGGGTAAAAATCAGTGAAGTACTTTGGAGCTATAGGGAAGTACTTTTATTACACTTTAACCCATCAATACTTTATTTATGCTGACAGCAAACATGTCTACATGGACTTTAAGGATGATTCTATGTGAAACAACCCCGGAAGTGCTGTAGGTCCACCGAGGAGTTATGAACTGCTCTTTCCTAATTCCTACACAGACACCAAATGGCTGTGTTTGATCGTGTAGGGATGGAAGGCATTTCAAATGAGCCTGAAATCCATGGAAATGAAACACTTTGTTTGAAAGAAGTTGTTatggaaagtggaaagcagcctaGCTGAGATGAAACAGGCAGGTCTCTCTTCCTCAGAAATCTTTTCCTTGCCCATTTGATAGTTCTCATGCATTACAGTGACCCAGCTGTAAGCACCAGTTTAGATAGCACCCAAGGCCACCACAGACAGGAAGGACATGCAGAGGATGAAGGTAGGTGAATGAAACACCTCGGTGGGCCACTAGTCTGATCAATGAGTGCCATGGGAACAAGGGAACTTTGTAGTCAAGGTGGCAAGGTCATGAACAGTGGCAGCTGGCAGCTACCTCATGTGGCAATGCAAACTCTCATGAACTTTACTTTCATCAGGTGAAAGTCCATAAACCTACATGAACTTCCATGAACTGCCCTGACAGCATATGAGCTGATGCAAGAATTTGGTCAGCAGATCAGCAGCTAGCCAAAAGTTGTTGGCAATTCAGTTTTTCCACCAAAGTATCAAGTATGGCACTAAGAAGTAAAAGGAAATTTGAAAAGAACAACTAGCAAATTATTGCACCTATGCAAGAGAACAAGGATGACTTAGAACTCCCTTCTGTAGGGAAGGTACAAAAACTTTTGCAAGGGATGGAGACCTTCACAAGCTCCTCTGAGTGAAAGGGAAACTCATATTAACACACTGCTGTACAGCAAACAGCACAC
This window contains:
- the ZP4 gene encoding zona pellucida sperm-binding protein 4 isoform X1 codes for the protein MGVVGQSRAALGAMLFWAFLGHLALVMGAHVSVFSDPTLLICGQESLQLTLPPGWEGNASFVLTTWDTEGKAHTLQNDSDCGLLVSGTPDGSRKVSVSYAGCYVFEWDGNYLILVGLEGTDAAGQKVLHEETLLRCPVDLPGSAGEHAHCVSQTYSWLHECLQVQGLNWRLALDAPSSTVCSAVPSQDRLLCASLPISQGDCEAQGCCYDPRDRVKPCYFGNTVTAHCTPDGQFSIAVSRDVTLPPVALDSVQLASGHSTGCVPVLKNNAFVVYQFPLSACGTTFQVTGDQAIYENELVASRDVKTGSLGSVTRDSIFRLHVRCSYSISGSSIPLSVQVFTLPPLPAVSQPGPLSLELRVASDGSYTSYYTDSDYPVVKTLRDPVYAEVKLLQRTDPDLILVLHHCWATPSTNPQQQLQWPILVDGCPYAGDNYQTQLMPQSFTSGLLFPSHYQRFTLYTFTFVDSTSQEKLSGLVYLHCSASVCHQSVQESCTTTCPARARGKRSAEHPFQEGTSHVSSKGPVIFLQDELRQDTAKDDLGAAVYAPAPWALGFAAVATGATLCVVLVISVLWQRKVSATHELNGLQ
- the ZP4 gene encoding zona pellucida sperm-binding protein 4 isoform X2, with the protein product MGVVGQSRAALGAMLFWAFLGHLALVMGAHVSVFSDPTLLICGQESLQLTLPPGWEGNASFVLTTWDTEGKAHTLQNDSDCGLLVSGTPDGSRKVSVSYAGCYVFEWDGNYLILVGLEGTDAAGQKVLHEETLLRCPVDLPALDAPSSTVCSAVPSQDRLLCASLPISQGDCEAQGCCYDPRDRVKPCYFGNTVTAHCTPDGQFSIAVSRDVTLPPVALDSVQLASGHSTGCVPVLKNNAFVVYQFPLSACGTTFQVTGDQAIYENELVASRDVKTGSLGSVTRDSIFRLHVRCSYSISGSSIPLSVQVFTLPPLPAVSQPGPLSLELRVASDGSYTSYYTDSDYPVVKTLRDPVYAEVKLLQRTDPDLILVLHHCWATPSTNPQQQLQWPILVDGCPYAGDNYQTQLMPQSFTSGLLFPSHYQRFTLYTFTFVDSTSQEKLSGLVYLHCSASVCHQSVQESCTTTCPARARGKRSAEHPFQEGTSHVSSKGPVIFLQDELRQDTAKDDLGAAVYAPAPWALGFAAVATGATLCVVLVISVLWQRKVSATHELNGLQ